The following proteins are co-located in the Oryzias melastigma strain HK-1 linkage group LG8, ASM292280v2, whole genome shotgun sequence genome:
- the rpl3 gene encoding 60S ribosomal protein L3 has translation MSHRKFSAPRHGSLGFLPRKRSSRHRGKAKSFPKDDPSKPVHLTAFLGYKAGMTHIVREVDRPGSKVNKKEVVEAVTIVETPPMVVVGVVGYVSTPRGLRSFKTIFAEHLSDECKRRFYKNWYKSKKKAFTKYCKKWQDDEGKKQLEKDFASMKKYCQVIRIIAHTQMRLLPLKQKKSHLMEVQLNGGTISDKVDWAREKLEQVVPVNTVFTQDEMIDVIGVTKGHGYKGVTSRWHTKKLPRKTHRGLRKVACIGAWHPARVAFSVARAGQKGYHHRTEINKKIYKIGQGYHTKDGKVVKNNASTEYDLSNKSINPLGGFVHYGEVTNDFVMVKGCVVGTKKRVLTLRKSLLVQTSRRALEKIDLKFIDTTSKFGHGRFQTIEEKKAFMGPLKKDRIAKEETA, from the exons ATG TCTCACCGAAAGTTCTCAGCTCCTCGTCACGGATCCCTGGGCTTCCTGCCCCGCAAAAGAAGCAGTCGTCACCGCGGTAAAGCAAAGAGCTTCCCCAAAGATGATCCGAGCAAGCCCGTGCACCTGACCGCCTTCCTGGGCTACAAGGCCGGCATGACCCACATTGTTCGTGAAGTTGACAGACCCGGCTCAA AGGTGAACAAAAAGGAAGTTGTCGAGGCGGTTACCATCGTTGAGACGCCCCCCATGGTTGTGGTTGGAGTCGTTGGTTATGTCAGCACCCCTCGCGGCCTCCGCTCCTTTAAGACCATCTTTGCAGAGCACCTCAGTGATGAGTGCAAGCGTCGCTTCTACAAGAACTG GTACAAGTCCAAGAAGAAGGCTTTCACCAAATACTGCAAGAAGTGGCAGGATGATGAGGGCAAGAAGCAGCTGGAGAAGGACTTTGCCTCCATGAAGAAATACTGCCAGGTCATCCGTATCATTGCCCACACACAG ATGCGTCTGCTGCCTCTGAAGCAGAAGAAGTCTCACCTGATGGAGGTGCAGCTGAACGGAGGCACCATCTCTGACAAAGTGGACTGGGCCCGTGAGAAGCTGGAGCAGGTCGTGCCCGTGAACACAGTTTTCACTCAGGATGAGATGATCGATGTCATTGGCGTCACCAAGGGTCACGGATACAAGG GTGTTACCAGCCGTTGGCACACAAAGAAGCTGCCCCGCAAAACCCATCGTGGTCTGCGTAAGGTGGCCTGCATTGGTGCCTGGCATCCAGCCCGCGTGGCCTTCTCTGTGGCCCGTGCTGGTCAAAAGGGTTACCACCACCGCACAGAGATCAACAAGAAGATCTACAAGATCGGCCAGGGTTACCACACCAAGGACGGGAAGGTGGTGAAGAACAACGCCTCCACGGAGTATGATCTGTCCAACAAGAGCATCAACCCACTG gGTGGATTTGTCCACTATGGAGAAGTGACCAATGACTTTGTCATGGTGAAGGGATGTGTTGTGGGAACCAAGAAGAGAGTGCTGACTCTCCGTAAG TCTCTGCTGGTGCAGACCAGCCGTCGTGCCCTGGAGAAGATCGACCTGAAGTTCATCGACACGACTTCAAAGTTTGGTCACGGCCGCTTCCAGACCATCGAGGAAAAGAAGGCGTTCATG GGACCCCTCAAGAAGGACCGCATTGCCAAGGAGGAGACCGCCTAA